In Halorussus limi, a genomic segment contains:
- a CDS encoding DoxX family protein, whose product MATDTSRFGAEANVFESDLAGVTVRGKAHGLSAWFVVALRLMMGYAFLHSGWSKLTAAEPFSAAGYLTHVTAASPLSGLFHWMGQTPWFVEFVNLAVPWGEFLIGLGLVVGALTRLAAFFGAFMMLMFYFGNWEVAHGFVNGDFAYMLVFLAVAAFGAGRLLGLDALVEKYELGGERLVERYPKLRYVLG is encoded by the coding sequence ATGGCCACCGACACGTCCCGATTCGGCGCGGAAGCCAACGTCTTCGAGAGTGACCTCGCGGGCGTCACCGTCCGGGGGAAGGCCCACGGCCTGAGCGCGTGGTTCGTCGTCGCGCTCCGCCTCATGATGGGCTACGCCTTCCTGCACTCCGGGTGGAGCAAACTGACGGCCGCCGAACCGTTCAGCGCCGCGGGCTACCTCACCCACGTCACGGCGGCTAGCCCGCTCTCGGGCCTGTTCCACTGGATGGGCCAGACCCCGTGGTTCGTGGAGTTCGTCAACCTCGCGGTCCCGTGGGGCGAGTTCCTCATCGGTCTCGGCCTGGTGGTGGGCGCGCTGACCCGCCTCGCGGCGTTCTTCGGCGCGTTCATGATGCTGATGTTCTACTTCGGCAACTGGGAGGTCGCCCACGGGTTCGTCAACGGCGACTTCGCGTACATGCTCGTGTTCCTCGCGGTGGCGGCGTTCGGCGCGGGTCGCCTCCTCGGACTCGACGCTCTCGTCGAGAAGTACGAACTCGGCGGTGAGCGACTGGTCGAGAGGTACCCCAAACTCCGGTACGTCCTCGGATGA
- a CDS encoding creatininase family protein: MTADSPDSDASAVRFSERTWTEIEAALEGQTRTAVVAVGSVEQHGPHLPVATDALIGDALAERIAEKLGDALAAPTIRPGCSGHHMEFPGTITIPPETLMDLIRSYCRSLDEHGFEHVVLVPTHGGNFAPVNTVAPELGRELDANVVAVADLRELMELQNEGLREAGVEYEEPVVHAGAVETAVVLAVAEELVRTDELEVGREGEISTARLLSEGFAAITENGVLGDPREGTAEAGAAILERIADAYVERIESEREAV, translated from the coding sequence ATGACAGCTGACTCCCCCGACAGCGACGCTTCCGCCGTCCGATTCAGCGAGCGAACGTGGACCGAAATCGAGGCCGCGCTCGAAGGCCAGACGCGGACCGCCGTCGTCGCGGTCGGGTCGGTCGAACAGCACGGACCGCACCTCCCGGTCGCCACGGACGCGCTGATCGGCGACGCGCTCGCCGAGCGAATCGCCGAGAAACTCGGCGACGCGCTGGCCGCACCGACGATTCGGCCCGGCTGTTCGGGCCACCACATGGAGTTTCCCGGCACCATCACGATTCCGCCCGAGACCCTGATGGACCTGATTCGGTCGTACTGTCGGTCGCTGGACGAACACGGTTTCGAACACGTCGTCCTCGTCCCCACCCACGGCGGCAACTTCGCGCCGGTCAACACCGTCGCGCCGGAACTCGGGCGGGAACTCGACGCGAACGTCGTCGCAGTCGCGGACCTGCGCGAACTCATGGAGTTACAGAACGAGGGGCTTCGAGAGGCGGGCGTCGAGTACGAGGAACCGGTCGTTCACGCCGGCGCGGTCGAGACGGCCGTGGTGTTGGCGGTCGCGGAGGAACTCGTCCGCACCGACGAACTCGAAGTCGGCCGCGAGGGCGAGATTTCGACCGCTCGCCTGCTCAGCGAGGGGTTCGCGGCCATCACCGAGAACGGCGTCCTCGGCGACCCCCGAGAGGGGACCGCCGAGGCCGGAGCGGCGATTTTAGAGCGGATAGCGGACGCGTACGTCGAGCGAATAGAGAGCGAGCGCGAGGCGGTCTGA
- a CDS encoding DUF7521 family protein, with the protein MVHITSTIVALKTITLVLGGLITYFAFKAYRRTGSRPLRALALGFGAVTLGSLVAGVVDRLLATAGTWALVVESALTAVGFAVILYSLYAD; encoded by the coding sequence ATGGTTCACATCACCTCGACCATCGTCGCGCTCAAGACGATAACGCTCGTGCTGGGCGGTCTCATCACCTACTTCGCGTTCAAGGCCTACCGGCGGACCGGGTCGCGGCCGCTCAGGGCGCTCGCGCTCGGGTTCGGGGCGGTCACGCTCGGGTCGCTGGTCGCCGGCGTCGTGGACCGCCTGCTGGCGACCGCCGGGACGTGGGCGCTCGTGGTCGAGAGCGCGCTGACCGCGGTCGGATTCGCGGTCATCCTCTACTCGCTGTACGCCGACTGA
- a CDS encoding winged helix-turn-helix domain-containing protein gives MVRDPFGDGDSPELQPVLDALDDPECRRIVRRLDEPMTASEISSQCDIPTSTTYRKLERLTDASILSETTAIRTDGHHTSEYTLAFEEVSVFLDDQRQFEVSITRPTKSADEQLAGLWAEVRKET, from the coding sequence ATGGTCCGCGACCCGTTCGGAGACGGCGATTCCCCGGAACTCCAACCGGTTCTCGACGCCTTGGACGACCCGGAGTGCCGTCGGATCGTCCGCCGACTCGACGAACCCATGACTGCCAGCGAAATCTCGTCTCAGTGTGACATCCCGACCTCGACCACGTACCGCAAACTCGAACGACTCACCGACGCCTCGATTCTCTCCGAGACGACCGCCATCCGGACCGACGGCCACCACACCTCTGAGTACACGCTCGCGTTCGAGGAGGTCTCGGTGTTCTTGGACGACCAGCGCCAGTTCGAGGTGTCCATCACCCGCCCGACCAAGTCGGCCGACGAACAACTCGCGGGCCTCTGGGCCGAGGTCCGGAAGGAGACCTGA
- a CDS encoding response regulator — MPPELTMPDFPTTETPTVLIVDDNRPLADGFAKALHDEYETLTAYNAAEARESLHDGVDVVLLDRRLPDTPGDRLLEEIRASDYDCRVAMVSAEDPSTATDLDYDCYLTKPLSGVETVRQVVTDLLGGNVSY, encoded by the coding sequence GTGCCGCCTGAACTCACCATGCCCGACTTCCCCACGACCGAGACGCCGACCGTGCTGATAGTGGACGACAACCGCCCGCTAGCCGACGGGTTCGCGAAAGCCCTCCACGACGAGTACGAGACGCTCACGGCATACAACGCCGCGGAAGCCCGGGAGTCGCTCCACGACGGGGTCGACGTCGTCCTGTTAGACCGCCGTCTGCCGGACACGCCGGGCGACCGACTGCTCGAAGAGATACGGGCCAGCGACTACGACTGTCGCGTGGCCATGGTGTCGGCCGAGGACCCGTCTACGGCCACCGACCTCGACTACGACTGCTATCTCACGAAGCCGCTCTCGGGAGTCGAAACGGTCCGACAGGTGGTCACGGACCTGCTCGGCGGAAACGTCTCGTACTGA
- a CDS encoding potassium channel family protein has translation MRFVIVGAGRVGLRTARILQEEGHEVNIVENDTDKADRARDEGFMVVEGDGASEEILEQTDLGTADAVGGLTGDLNVNFAACMIGKHHGCRTVLRIDEDYREDIYHKFADDVDEVVYPERLGAAGAKTALLGGNFNVIADLTEQLQLTTVVVSDESPVVGKQVSAVELPEDARIYAHGRARERMTIPLPNATIEGGDQLALIADQTALSAVRQQLQGEAAETAE, from the coding sequence ATGCGATTCGTTATCGTTGGTGCAGGACGGGTCGGCCTCCGTACCGCCCGCATCCTTCAGGAAGAGGGCCACGAGGTCAACATCGTGGAGAACGACACCGACAAGGCCGACCGCGCCCGGGACGAGGGGTTCATGGTCGTCGAAGGGGACGGGGCCAGCGAGGAGATTCTCGAACAGACCGACCTCGGGACCGCCGACGCCGTCGGCGGGTTGACCGGCGACCTCAACGTCAACTTCGCGGCGTGCATGATAGGGAAACACCACGGCTGTCGGACGGTGTTACGCATCGACGAGGACTACCGCGAGGACATCTACCACAAGTTCGCCGACGATGTGGACGAGGTAGTCTACCCCGAACGCCTCGGTGCGGCCGGGGCCAAGACGGCACTGCTCGGAGGCAATTTCAACGTTATCGCTGACTTGACCGAGCAACTCCAGTTGACGACCGTCGTCGTCTCCGACGAATCGCCGGTGGTCGGCAAGCAGGTCAGCGCGGTCGAACTCCCCGAGGACGCGCGTATCTACGCCCACGGCCGGGCCCGCGAGCGCATGACGATTCCGCTCCCGAACGCGACCATCGAGGGCGGCGACCAACTCGCGCTCATCGCCGACCAGACCGCGCTGTCGGCGGTCCGCCAGCAGTTGCAGGGCGAGGCGGCCGAGACCGCCGAGTAG
- a CDS encoding dihydrodipicolinate synthase family protein: MHGTGVPLITPFDADGDLDEERLREVVRWVEDGGVDFIVPCGSNSEAELMGVEERARVVEVVADETELPVLAGTGHPGLSETLRQTDLAAEAGADAALVVTPFYYGHDGETLEAYYRDVADESPIPVYLYSVPTYTDVKLSPEVVGRLAGHDNVAGMKDSSGDIETFQRERRLTDDEEFDLLVGSGSVYAHALASGGDGGILGLANVAPERASEIFKLHQAGEDRSARQLNAELVELNRAVTSKHGVPGAKAAMAERGVDAGYPRKPHREVGDDVRAEIEALVDDLTP; encoded by the coding sequence ATGCACGGAACCGGCGTGCCGTTGATTACGCCCTTCGACGCGGACGGTGACCTCGACGAGGAGCGACTCCGCGAGGTGGTCAGATGGGTCGAAGACGGCGGGGTGGACTTCATCGTCCCCTGCGGGTCGAACAGCGAGGCCGAACTGATGGGCGTCGAGGAGCGCGCCCGCGTGGTCGAAGTCGTCGCGGACGAGACCGAGTTACCGGTCCTCGCCGGCACCGGCCACCCCGGCCTGAGCGAGACGCTTCGCCAGACCGACCTCGCGGCCGAGGCCGGCGCGGACGCCGCGCTCGTCGTGACGCCGTTCTACTACGGCCACGACGGCGAGACGCTGGAGGCCTACTACCGGGACGTGGCCGACGAGAGTCCGATTCCGGTCTACCTCTACAGCGTGCCCACGTACACCGACGTGAAACTCTCACCGGAGGTGGTCGGCCGACTCGCGGGCCACGATAACGTGGCCGGGATGAAGGATTCGAGCGGCGACATCGAGACGTTCCAGCGCGAGCGGAGACTGACCGACGACGAGGAGTTCGACCTGCTGGTCGGGAGCGGAAGCGTCTACGCCCACGCGCTCGCCTCGGGCGGCGACGGCGGCATCCTCGGACTGGCGAACGTCGCACCCGAACGGGCCAGCGAAATCTTCAAACTCCATCAGGCGGGCGAAGACAGGTCGGCCCGCCAACTCAACGCCGAACTGGTCGAACTCAACCGCGCGGTCACGTCGAAGCACGGCGTACCGGGCGCGAAGGCCGCGATGGCCGAGCGAGGCGTCGACGCGGGGTATCCCCGCAAGCCACACCGGGAAGTCGGCGACGACGTGCGCGCCGAAATCGAGGCGCTGGTCGACGACCTGACGCCGTAG
- a CDS encoding carboxylate--amine ligase: protein MSPSNDDAPSVLIPTGVAPYSYPCLRSLGRRGVRTVAASEHDRVPVFASRFCDETARLPSPDDDLLAYKDALLDLAAREDVRSVIPIREYDAYLLSRYREEFAERAAVEVPPMDALERVHDRVKLAEAAETAGAPVPETRPLDAVDDWSGDHIVKSRYNLLADRYVDTHSPDECEEVNHVTHVRPDEEPDRDELVAEMNHVPIVQEFVPSSDEYMFAALYDEGEPVATFQHRQIRGNSYTGGGGVYRESMYDPELERVARDLLGELDWHGLACIEYMEHEETGEYYLTEINPRMWQSLPSTVQAGADFPLNYWLQSRDRTDEIDPDYELGVGSHLLYGELGYLASVLSDESPYVERPTLRETAWEIGESVVRQPRFDFLRLDDPRPFVSGVLQTLSKSD, encoded by the coding sequence ATGTCTCCGTCCAACGACGACGCGCCGTCGGTCCTGATTCCGACGGGCGTCGCGCCCTACAGCTACCCCTGCCTGCGCTCGCTGGGTCGGCGCGGCGTCCGCACCGTCGCGGCCTCGGAACACGACCGCGTGCCGGTGTTCGCCTCGCGGTTCTGCGACGAGACGGCCCGACTCCCCTCGCCCGACGACGACCTGCTCGCGTACAAGGACGCGCTGTTGGACCTCGCCGCGCGCGAGGACGTGCGGTCCGTGATTCCGATTCGGGAGTACGACGCCTACCTGCTGTCGCGCTACCGCGAGGAGTTCGCCGAGCGCGCCGCGGTCGAAGTCCCGCCGATGGACGCGCTGGAACGGGTCCACGACCGCGTGAAACTCGCGGAGGCCGCCGAGACGGCGGGCGCACCGGTTCCCGAGACCCGGCCGCTCGACGCCGTCGACGACTGGAGCGGCGACCACATCGTCAAGTCGCGGTACAACCTGCTGGCCGACCGGTACGTCGACACCCACTCGCCGGACGAGTGCGAGGAGGTCAACCACGTCACGCACGTCCGGCCGGACGAGGAACCCGACCGCGACGAGTTGGTCGCCGAGATGAACCACGTTCCCATCGTCCAGGAGTTCGTCCCCTCCAGCGACGAGTACATGTTCGCGGCGCTGTACGACGAGGGCGAACCGGTCGCCACCTTCCAGCACCGCCAGATTCGGGGCAACTCCTACACCGGCGGCGGCGGGGTGTACCGCGAGTCCATGTACGACCCGGAACTAGAGAGAGTGGCCCGTGATCTGCTGGGCGAACTCGACTGGCACGGACTCGCCTGCATCGAGTACATGGAACACGAGGAGACCGGCGAGTACTACCTGACCGAAATCAACCCCCGCATGTGGCAGTCGCTCCCCTCGACGGTGCAGGCGGGCGCGGACTTCCCGCTCAACTACTGGCTTCAGTCGCGCGACCGCACCGACGAAATCGACCCCGACTACGAACTCGGCGTCGGGAGCCACCTGCTGTACGGCGAACTCGGCTACCTCGCCAGCGTCCTCAGCGACGAGTCGCCGTACGTCGAGCGCCCGACGCTCCGGGAGACCGCGTGGGAAATCGGCGAGTCGGTGGTCCGGCAACCACGCTTCGACTTCTTGCGCTTGGACGACCCCCGGCCGTTCGTGAGCGGCGTGTTGCAGACGCTCTCGAAGAGCGACTGA
- a CDS encoding TOBE domain-containing protein → MDAGFEAHLRADEVEFDAADAELLRAVDEQGSLNRAADALGRSYSRAHQRLTALEDALGPLVARQRGGSGGGGSRLTDEARDLLTRFERLRAEFTGTAEVEETVLSGSVVAREGELATVETPAGRVRALAPATDAEDVQVAIRADAVTLHAPDDAPAAEATSARNRFAGTVAAIDAGEQVARVFVDVDADATLAALVTMSSVEKLDLAAGSDVVASFKATATRASPRE, encoded by the coding sequence ATGGACGCCGGATTCGAGGCCCACCTCCGGGCCGACGAGGTGGAGTTCGACGCGGCCGACGCCGAACTCCTGCGCGCGGTGGACGAGCAGGGGTCGCTCAACCGGGCCGCCGACGCGCTCGGCCGGTCGTACTCCCGCGCCCACCAGCGACTGACCGCGCTCGAAGACGCGCTCGGGCCGCTGGTGGCCCGCCAGCGCGGCGGGTCGGGCGGCGGCGGGTCCCGCCTGACCGACGAGGCCCGCGACCTCTTGACCCGGTTTGAGCGCCTCCGCGCGGAGTTCACCGGCACCGCGGAGGTCGAGGAGACGGTTCTGTCCGGTTCGGTGGTCGCTCGCGAGGGGGAGTTGGCCACCGTCGAAACTCCGGCCGGGCGGGTCCGGGCGCTCGCACCCGCGACGGACGCCGAGGACGTACAGGTCGCGATTCGGGCCGACGCCGTGACCCTCCACGCGCCCGACGACGCCCCGGCCGCGGAGGCCACGAGCGCCCGGAACCGCTTCGCGGGTACCGTCGCGGCCATCGACGCCGGCGAGCAGGTCGCGCGGGTCTTCGTCGACGTGGACGCCGACGCGACCCTCGCCGCGCTTGTCACGATGTCGAGCGTCGAGAAACTGGACTTGGCGGCGGGTTCGGACGTGGTGGCGTCGTTCAAGGCGACTGCGACGCGTGCGAGTCCCCGCGAGTAG
- a CDS encoding substrate-binding domain-containing protein, with translation MSRGEQRSRRDLLKATGALGVAGLAGCVGGESSGQETTTDGESETTTGIGNATEASEDAPTPTADSATVFHAGSLAPPFSAAEPEFEEKYGVTVNREAKGSVASTKKITTQGRSADVLGVSDFRLIRDMVVPEYGSWYAVFATNAMSLQYREDSPGADEIGPDNWWEILSRDGVKVGHSDPAVDPGGYRAVMAVQLGKEKLDGQRLYDRQTYDRIRDNMTVPTGTETKLEGQLKAGKLDYALYYRSIASQSGLPHVDLQPHVDLSKLNRKYAQHYEKATVTAGGNEYVGAPIAYGITVPSVAEAPVRGAQWVEYMITDPGRRILKNKGLIPKTPAVVTKDGDVPARVAKHAEAKTSVGPLEL, from the coding sequence ATGTCCAGAGGGGAACAACGCTCCCGCCGAGACCTGTTGAAGGCGACCGGTGCGCTCGGCGTCGCCGGACTCGCAGGGTGCGTCGGCGGAGAGTCGTCCGGTCAGGAGACGACCACTGACGGCGAAAGCGAGACCACGACGGGAATCGGAAACGCGACCGAAGCGTCGGAGGACGCCCCGACGCCCACCGCCGATTCGGCGACCGTCTTCCACGCCGGAAGCCTCGCGCCGCCGTTCAGCGCGGCCGAACCCGAGTTCGAGGAGAAGTACGGCGTCACGGTGAACCGCGAAGCCAAGGGGTCGGTCGCGTCCACGAAGAAAATCACTACGCAGGGCCGGAGCGCCGACGTGCTGGGCGTCTCGGACTTCCGACTTATCCGGGACATGGTGGTGCCCGAGTACGGCAGTTGGTACGCCGTCTTCGCCACGAACGCGATGTCGCTCCAGTACCGCGAGGACTCGCCGGGCGCCGACGAAATCGGGCCGGACAACTGGTGGGAGATTCTCTCGCGGGACGGCGTGAAAGTCGGCCACAGCGACCCGGCCGTGGACCCCGGCGGCTACCGAGCGGTCATGGCGGTGCAGTTGGGCAAGGAGAAACTGGACGGACAGCGTCTCTACGACCGACAGACCTACGACCGGATTCGGGACAACATGACCGTCCCCACCGGGACCGAGACCAAACTCGAGGGCCAGTTGAAGGCGGGGAAACTCGACTACGCGCTCTACTACCGGTCCATCGCCTCCCAGTCGGGACTGCCGCACGTGGACCTCCAACCCCACGTGGACCTCTCGAAACTGAACCGGAAGTACGCCCAACACTACGAGAAGGCGACGGTGACGGCGGGCGGCAACGAGTACGTCGGCGCGCCCATCGCCTACGGCATCACGGTCCCGAGCGTCGCCGAGGCCCCGGTCCGAGGCGCGCAGTGGGTCGAGTACATGATAACCGACCCCGGCCGGCGGATTCTGAAGAACAAGGGCCTGATTCCGAAGACGCCGGCGGTCGTCACGAAGGACGGCGACGTGCCCGCCCGCGTGGCGAAGCACGCGGAAGCAAAGACTTCAGTGGGTCCGCTCGAACTGTGA
- a CDS encoding ABC transporter permease translates to MSTDTETRGEAGRRSDDASASRRATDSPAESLGDRIGAGTTVLAVVSVQLVAFAAALAVGYPGAYAGFAVLSAAAIAARRNRGAFGVLAAALGTVLLVALGLPLLMMVARQDPGLVAETAADPAVQQALYLSVYAPLLAAVASVALGVPLALVLARGFPGQQLVESLVDLPLVVPHSVAGLAILFGFGEGGAFGGVEFTVPVIEFTFKFTVLQTMLGMVLAMTFVSAPFAVNAAREAFESVPTRVEWAARTLGANRFETFRRVTAPLAWRGVLTGGVLAWARAVSEFGAVAIVAYSVEFFYLPEGESLSAQHAPVFIYNTYLSSGLQRSGAVATLLLALSALIFLLVRTVAYDDGGWP, encoded by the coding sequence GTGAGTACCGACACGGAGACCCGGGGCGAGGCCGGACGCCGGTCGGACGACGCGTCCGCTTCGCGGCGAGCGACCGATTCGCCCGCCGAGAGTCTCGGCGACCGAATCGGGGCGGGAACGACCGTGCTGGCGGTCGTCTCGGTCCAACTCGTCGCGTTCGCGGCCGCGCTGGCGGTCGGCTACCCCGGCGCGTACGCCGGGTTCGCGGTCCTCTCGGCGGCGGCCATCGCGGCCCGCCGGAACCGGGGCGCCTTCGGCGTCCTCGCGGCCGCGCTCGGCACCGTCCTGCTGGTCGCGCTCGGCCTCCCCTTGCTGATGATGGTCGCCCGGCAGGACCCCGGTCTGGTCGCGGAGACGGCCGCCGACCCGGCGGTCCAGCAGGCGCTCTACCTCTCGGTGTACGCGCCCCTGCTCGCGGCGGTCGCCAGCGTCGCGCTCGGCGTTCCGCTGGCGCTCGTCCTCGCCCGCGGGTTTCCCGGACAGCAACTGGTCGAGAGCCTCGTGGACCTCCCGCTCGTGGTCCCCCACAGCGTCGCCGGCCTCGCCATCCTGTTCGGGTTCGGCGAGGGCGGCGCGTTCGGCGGCGTGGAGTTCACGGTTCCGGTAATCGAGTTCACGTTCAAGTTCACCGTCCTCCAGACGATGCTCGGGATGGTGCTGGCGATGACGTTCGTCTCCGCGCCGTTCGCGGTCAACGCGGCCCGCGAGGCGTTCGAGTCGGTCCCGACCCGAGTCGAGTGGGCGGCCCGGACGCTCGGCGCGAACCGCTTCGAGACGTTCCGGCGCGTGACCGCGCCGCTGGCGTGGCGCGGCGTCCTGACCGGCGGGGTGCTGGCGTGGGCGCGGGCGGTCTCGGAGTTCGGCGCGGTCGCCATCGTGGCCTACAGCGTCGAGTTCTTCTACCTTCCCGAGGGCGAGAGCCTGAGCGCACAGCACGCGCCCGTCTTCATCTACAACACCTACCTCTCGTCGGGCCTCCAACGGTCGGGCGCGGTCGCCACGCTCCTGCTGGCGCTGTCGGCGCTCATCTTCCTGCTGGTCAGAACGGTCGCCTACGACGACGGAGGGTGGCCATGA
- a CDS encoding ABC transporter ATP-binding protein, translated as MLDIDVSATFTAEGADRFRVAADLSVADGETLVVLGPSGSGKSLLLETVAGFHDHEGRVALAGRDLTDRPPEERGLGFVFQDYALFPHMSVRENVAFGGNYHDARDPDDLLAEFGVADLADRYPPTLSGGESQRVALARALAVRPDAFLLDEPLSALDVPTRQTLRELLADVLADQTAMYVTHNRTTARAVADRVAVIRDGEIVQTGSPEAVFERPDTPFVARFTGANCLELDGGALAVPDGRLRFDGAGASEATAESATHLAVRPEHVELDPADPDFAAPVERVVREDGRNRIALDVAGQRLDAYADADIAELPASGRSDGDASAAHDSVGVALPRDRVTTLSDR; from the coding sequence ATGCTGGACATCGACGTGTCCGCGACGTTCACCGCCGAAGGCGCGGACCGGTTCCGCGTCGCGGCCGACCTCTCGGTCGCCGACGGCGAGACGCTGGTCGTCCTCGGGCCCAGCGGGTCGGGCAAGAGCCTCCTGCTCGAAACCGTCGCGGGGTTCCACGACCACGAGGGCCGGGTCGCGCTCGCGGGCCGGGACCTGACCGACCGACCCCCGGAGGAGCGCGGTCTCGGCTTCGTCTTCCAAGACTACGCGCTCTTCCCCCACATGTCGGTCCGGGAGAACGTCGCGTTCGGCGGGAACTACCACGACGCTCGCGACCCCGACGACCTGCTGGCGGAGTTCGGCGTGGCGGACCTCGCGGACCGCTACCCGCCGACGCTCTCGGGCGGGGAGTCCCAGCGAGTCGCGCTGGCGCGGGCCTTGGCGGTCCGGCCCGACGCCTTCCTGCTCGACGAACCCCTCTCGGCGCTCGACGTACCGACCCGCCAGACGCTCCGGGAACTGCTCGCCGACGTGCTGGCCGACCAGACCGCGATGTACGTCACCCACAATCGGACGACGGCGCGGGCCGTCGCCGACCGGGTGGCGGTCATCCGCGACGGCGAAATCGTCCAGACCGGGAGTCCGGAGGCGGTCTTCGAGCGACCCGATACGCCGTTCGTCGCCCGGTTCACGGGCGCGAACTGCCTCGAACTCGACGGCGGGGCGCTCGCGGTGCCGGATGGACGCCTGCGCTTCGACGGGGCCGGAGCGTCGGAAGCGACCGCCGAATCGGCCACCCACCTCGCGGTCCGGCCCGAACACGTCGAACTCGACCCCGCGGACCCCGACTTCGCGGCCCCGGTCGAGCGCGTCGTCCGGGAGGACGGCCGGAACCGAATCGCGCTCGACGTGGCGGGTCAGCGACTCGACGCCTACGCCGACGCCGATATCGCCGAACTGCCCGCCAGCGGGCGGTCCGACGGGGACGCCTCCGCGGCACACGACTCGGTCGGCGTCGCGCTTCCCCGAGACCGCGTAACAACGCTTTCTGACAGATAG